One segment of Setaria viridis chromosome 4, Setaria_viridis_v4.0, whole genome shotgun sequence DNA contains the following:
- the LOC117854187 gene encoding pentatricopeptide repeat-containing protein At2g13420, mitochondrial yields the protein MPPPVPAAGGSAARAAAVRLLCTATSPPDTASLPHLLALPPVAPSPAADELARLLLAHHNPFHPAESPLQLISGGGVALSGDLLVQLLLRLRGASKLALSLLHAARLHPSMAPARPPADAYDAVVDALGRARQFDAAWRVVVDASADGAASPRTFAVLARRYVAAGMTRQAIRTFDDMEAFVGREPDAGEFATLLDTLCKYKYPKVATEIFNKRKYKYGPNEKMYTILIYGWCKVNRSDMAQKFVKDMIDHGIEPNIVTYNILLNSICRHASLHPDNRFDRTVHAAENLLKEMRDKRIEPDVTSYSIILHVYSRAHKPELCLCMFRLMKERGICPTVATYTSVIKCLASCGRLEDAETLLDEMVAEGVCPSPATYNCFFKEYRGRKDVSGALQLYDKMKAPSSPTAPDIHTYNILLGMFIKLDRHGTVMEIWSNMCESTVGPDLDSYTLLIHGFCDSQKWREACQFFMEMIEKGFLPQKITFETLYRGLIQADMLRTWRRLKRRVDEEAAKFGDEFKLYHMKPYKR from the exons atgccgccgccggtccccgCCGCAGGCGgatccgccgcgcgcgccgccgccgtccgcctcctcTGCACCGCCACGTCCCCTCCCGATACAGCCTCCCTGCCCCACCTCCTCGCGCTCCCGCCAGTCGCCCcgtcccccgccgccgacgagctcgcgcgcctcctcctcgcgcacCACAACCCCTTCCACCCGGCCGAGTCGCCGCTCCAGCTtatctccggcggcggcgtcgctctCTCGGGGGACCTCCTCGtccagctcctcctccgcctccgcggcgcgTCCAAGCTCGCGCTCTCGCTCCTCCACGCCGCGCGCCTCCACCCGTCCATGGCCCCCGCGCGGCCCCCCGCCGACGCCTACGACGCCGTCGTGGATGCGCTCGGCCGCGCGCGCCAGTTCGACGCCGCGTGGCGGGTCGTCGTGGACGCCTCGGCCGAcggcgccgcctcgccacgcACGTTCGCGGTGCTGGCGAGGAGGTACGTTGCCGCGGGTATGACGCGGCAGGCCATTCGAACCTTCGACGACATGGAGGCGTTCGTCGGGAGGGAGCCCGACGCCGGCGAGTTCGCCACGCTGCTTGACACACTCTGCAAGTACAAGTACCCCAAG GTTGCTACAGAGATATTtaataaaagaaaatacaagTATGGGCCAAATGAAAAGATGTACACTATTTTAATTTATGGATGGTGCAAGGTAAATCGGAGTGACATGGCTCAGAAATTCGTAAAAGACATGATTGATCATGGAATAGAACCAAACATAGTCACATACAACATTCTCCTGAATAGTATCTGCAGGCATGCAAGTTTGCACCCTGATAACCGATTTGATAGAACAGTTCATGCAGCTGAGAATCTCTTGAAGGAGATGCGTGACAAGCGAATTGAACCAGACGTGACCAGCTACTCAATCATCTTGCATGTTTACAGTCGTGCACATAAACCTGAGTTGTGTCTCTGTATGTTCCGCTTGATGAAAGAGAGAGGCATTTGCCCCACAGTGGCAACCTACACTTCTGTGATCAAGTGCCTTGCCTCCTGTGGGAGATTGGAAGATGCGGAGACCTTGCTTGATGAGATGGTTGCAGAGGGAGTATGTCCCTCCCCAGCCACCTACAATTGTTTCTTCAAGGAGTACCGGGGGAGAAAAGATGTGAGTGGCGCCCTACAACTGTACGATAAGATGAAGGCACCTAGCTCACCGACAGCACCTGATATTCACACATATAACATACTGCTAGGAATGTTCATCAAGTTGGACCGACATGGAACTGTTATGGAAATTTGGAGCAATATGTGCGAGAGCACAGTGGGTCCTGATCTTGATTCATACACACTGCTGATTCATGGTTTTTGTGACAGTCAGAAATGGAGGGAGGCATGCCAGTTCTTCATGGAAATGATAGAGAAAGGTTTTCTTCCCCAAAAGATTACCTTTGAGACACTGTATCGTGGACTGATACAGGCAGACATGCTGAGGACCTGGAGAAGGCTGAAGCGCAGGGTTGATGAAGAAGCAGCAAAGTTTGGTGATGAGTTCAAACTGTATCACATGAAACCTTACAAGAGGTGA